The Symphalangus syndactylus isolate Jambi chromosome 3, NHGRI_mSymSyn1-v2.1_pri, whole genome shotgun sequence genome has a segment encoding these proteins:
- the C3H9orf85 gene encoding uncharacterized protein C9orf85 homolog isoform X2, producing MCCNTAKVCSFTPEASETTSPPGGTNNSRGAALRAVTLTAKVCSFIPEPARPQTHQKEETPSTSEHQKSQTPDTPPLRTVTLTARVRGFILEVSETKNPPMPDTVASLVFSDLGFLASPIPRNGILGHVVSVIALLEAVGHRRELWNPVTSVQLY from the coding sequence atgtgCTGtaacaccgcgaaggtctgcagcttcactcctgaagccagcgagaccacgagcccaccgggaggaacaaacaactccagaggcgccgccttaagagctgtaacactcaccgcgaaggtctgcagcttcattcctgagccagcgagaccacaaacccaccagaaagaagaaactccgagcacatctgaacatcagaagtcacaaactccggacacaccgcctttaagaactgtaacactcactgcaagggtccgtggcttcattcttgaagtcagtgaaaccaagaacccaccaatgcCGGACACAGTGGCGAGCcttgtgttctctgacctggggttcttggcctcaccgattccaaggaatggaatcttgggccatgtggtgagtgttatagctctattagaagctgtgggtcacagaagagaactgtggaacccagtgactagtgttcagctctaTTAG